Sequence from the Scyliorhinus canicula chromosome 7, sScyCan1.1, whole genome shotgun sequence genome:
aagaatgacttTATTGAAATGCATCTTGTtgggatttgatagggtggatttGGGAGGATGTTTCACCTTAATCATGATAGTAattttcattattgtcacaagtaggcttacattaacactgcaatgaagttactgtaaaaagcccctagtcgacacacgtgtatgttcaggtgcactgagggagaatttaaaatgtccaattcacctaacaacattgTGGAAAGTCTAGAACCAAGAGACAGAATTAAAAAATTACAGGCTTCTCATTTATGATTAGAACAAGGATATTTTTTCTCTCTGAAAACATTGTTCATCAGTGgaattccccagagagcagtggaggctggggcatGAAATAATTTCAAGGCTGAGCTAAGTAGGTTTTTGATCAGCAAGAGAGTCAAGAGTCACGGGTGTGATCAAACAGGAAATCTGAGTTGAGGCAACAACCAGATCATATTGTGTTgtggagcaggcctgaggggcgGAATGGCTTACATCTGCTCTTCCTTCTTTTAATTGATCAGAAAATTGGAGAGAACCTTCCTGGTTTTCGTTGAAAAtgtgccgtgggatcttttaaTTCCACCTGAGGTCTCAACTTAATGTTCATTTGGAATTAGAGCGATAAACAGAACTGTTTGATTCACAATATGCTTTGCTTATAGTTACAATTCCAAATGTATCACTGTTTCTGGAGGTCATATATTGTATGGATTACAGATCGAGTAATTCTCCCTGCCCAAGAAGCAAATACAAAACTCAGAAGAGCATCGACTATTGCATCAAATGTTTCCCAGTTCATGTACTTGCTGTGACCTTCCTGAGATTGCCAATGTGTTGCAAGTTACCATTGAGTACCTGCAGTCAATTCAGtctacaggaagccattcagcccactgagtctgcaccgagcctccgaaagaacaccctagctaggcccactcccctgccccatccctatcacctaacctacacaattttggacactaaggggcaattgatcatggctaatctacctaacctgcacatatttgaactgtgggaggaaaccagagctcccatgcagccacgggcagaaagtgcaaactccacacagtcacccaaggtcagaatcgaaccaaggtccctggcgctgtgatgcagcagtgctaaccactgttcaaaCGTGCCACATCAAGAAGCACTAAGAAGGGAATGAAAATTATCAAATTTGCATGTAGTCCTGGCAACCAATGATGCTTAATTACTGCTGTTATGTTTGATCCAGGTTTACTGACTGTACTTTCATGTGTGAATGAGCCGAACAGAAATGCAACTTTTGGGGAAAACATCGTCCTGAATCCAAACTACAGAGATTGTGAAGCAGATTCAGTTGAATGGACGTtttcttcaggatcagggagccGCCGCATTTCCTCTGTTATCAAAAAAGGGATGAATTCTGAAACTGTCTTTGGTGCATTTAAACACAGAGTGAATATTGAAAACAATGGCTTTTATTTACGACTTCCATCTGTTGGTTTTAATGATACTGGAAAATATATCCGAACGTTTACAGATTTGAACGGTACGGAAACATGTGTGAGCATAGTAGTTAATGTATATGCAGGTAAGATCTCAGTACTCTCTCAGAAACACTGGATTTATATTAAGAACTTATTTTAACAAATAGAATTGGAGGACTCTCAGACAGTTGATAATCAGTGGGGTTTTTTGGAAAATTGATGGGTAAGAAAGTAACTGTGAAGCTAAAGGATTGTCCCGTGCAGGGATTCATTTGCTCAATGCTTTTTATGCTTTGCCATTAACTTCAGCAGAGACTTTCTTCCTTGACGTCCATCAATGTCATGGTGACAAACCAGGAAAAGCTCAAGGAAATGCATTTTTGTagatttctttttcattttgtaCTCTTCTTCTTTCAGTCATTTCCAGGACTCATGCGATTTACTAAACCAGaaagttttttttgaaaaatttagattacccaattattttttccaattaagggacaatttagtgtggccaatccacctactctgcacatatttgggttgtgggggtgaaacccacgcagacacggggagaatatacaaactccacacggaccgtgacccagagctgggatcgaacctgggacctcagcgccatgagccaTTTGGAATTTGGATCGGATacctgaaggaaataaacttttaAGACCACAGGGTTAGCGCAGGAACACAGGGATGTAAGCTGCCCGTAGGGACAGAACAGGATTCCAGGGATAGAACAGGATTCCAGGGATAGAGTAGAATTACACAGATTGAGCAAGGCCGCAGGAATGGAGCAGGACTAAAGGGATGGGCCAGAATCACAGGAATAGAGCAGCGAcagagggatagagcaggattacTGGGATAGTTCTGGATTGCTGGGGTAGAAGAGAATCAGAGGGATGGAGCCAGGGCAAAGGGATGgagctgggttacaggaatagcgCAGGAGCATAGGGATAGAGTCGGACTAGAGGGATAGTGAAGGATTCCTGGGATAGTGAAGAATTACAGGAATAGAGCaaggatacagggatagagcaggattacaggaagaaagcaggattacaggaggagagcaggattacagggaaagagcaggaatacagggatagagcaggattacagggatagagcagggatacagggatagagcagggatacagggatagagcagggatacagggatagagcagtattacagggatagagcagggatacagggatagagcagggatacAGGGATATAGCAgtattacagggatagagcagtattacagggatagagcagggatacagggatagagcagtattacagggatagagcagggatacagggatagagcagtattacagggatagagcagtattacagggatagagcagggatgCAGGGATAGAGCAgtattacagggatagagcagggatacagggatagagcagggatacagggatagagcagtatTACAGGGGTAGAGCAGGGATAGAGCAATATTACAGGGAAAGAGCAGgaatacagggatagagcagaattacagggatagagcagtgatacagggatagagcagggatacagggatagagcagggatacagggatagagcaggataacatggatagagcagggatacagggatagagcacTATTACAGGGTTAGAGCAgaattacagggatagagcagtattacagggatagagcagggatacggggatagagcagaattacagggatagagcagggatacagggatagagcagggatacagggaaagagcagtattacagagatagagcagggatacagggatagagcagaatTACAGGAATAGAgcagggatacagggatagagcaggattttAGGAATAGAGCAGGGATACAGGAATAGAgcagggatacagggatagagcagggatacagggatagagcaggattacagggaaagagcagggatacagggatagagcaggattacAGGAAGAGAGCaaggatacagggatagagctacagggatagagcagtattacagggatagagcaggatcacagggaaagagcagggatACAGGGATCGAGCAGGATTGCAGGGAAAGAgcagggatacagggatagagcagtattacagggaaagagcaggattacagggaaagagcaggggtaCAGGGATCGAGCAGGATTACAGGGAAAGAGCAGGAATACAGGTATAGAGCAGGATTTTAGGGATAGAGCAGGGCCACAGGATAGAGCAGAATTACAGGATTAGAGCAGGataacagggatagagcagggatacagggaaagagcagggatacagggatagagcaggattacagggaaagagcaggattacagggaaagagcagggatACAGGGATTGAGCAGGATTACAGGGAAAGAGCAGGAATACAGGTATAGAGCAGGATTATGGGTATAGAGCAGGATTATGGGTATAGAGCAGGATTTTAGGGATAGAGCAGGGCCACAGGATAGAGCAGAATTACAGGATTAGAGCAGGataacagggatagagcagggatacagggatagagcagggatacagggatagagcaaGATTTCAGGAATTGTGCAAGGTTACAGAAATAGAGCTGGATTACAGGAACAGAACAGTGACACATAAGTAAATCAGGATTTCTGGGATAGAGCAGGGATGCTGGGATAAATCAGGAGTACAGTGATAGAGCAGGATTTCAGGGATGCAGGGCTAGAGCAGGCATACATAGATAGGTCAGGATTTCTGGGCTAGAGCAGgaatacagggatagagcagtattacagggatagagcaggattatAGCATGGAAGCAGGGATAGAGCCAGATTTCAGGGAATAGAGCAAGGATAGAGggatatatagagaaatacagcacagaacaggcccttcggcccacgatgttgcgccgaacttttgtcctaggttaatcatagaattttggacaatttatcatggccaatccacccaacctgcacatctttggactgtgggaggaaaccggagtacccggaggaaacccacgcagtcacgggaaggatgtgcagactccacacagacagtgacccaagtcgaaatcgaacttgggaccctggagctgtgaagcaattgtgctatccacaatgctaccgtgctgcccttaagaagttaacctacactccattattctaccctaatccaagtacctatccaatagccgcttgaaggtccataaattttccgactcaactactaccacaggcagtgcattccatgcccccactactctctgggtaaagaacctacctctgacatcccctctatatcttccaccatttatcttaaatttatgtccccttgtaatggtgtgttccacccggggaaaaagtctctgactgtctactctatctattctcctgatcatcttataaacctctatcaagtcgcccctcatccttctccgttctaatgagaaaaggcctagcaccctcaacctttcctcgtatgacctactctccattccagggaacatcctggtaaatctcctttgcaccttttccaaagcttccacatccttcctaaaatgaggtgaccagaactgcacacagtactccaaatgtggcctgaccaaggttttgtacagctgcatcatcacctcacggctcttaaattcaatccctctgctaatgaacgctagcacaccataggccttcttcacagctctatccacttgagtggcaactttcaaagaactatgaacatagaccccaagatctctctgctcctccacattgccaagaaccctaccattagccctgtattccgcattcatatttgtccttccaaaatggacaacctcacacttgtcagggttaaactccatctgccacttctcagcccagctctgcattctatctatgtctctttgaagccgacaacagccctcctcactatccacaactccaccaatcttcgtatcatctgcaaatttactgacccacccttcaactccctcattcaagtcgttaatgaaaatcacaaacagcagaggacccagaactgatccctgcggtacgccactgataactgggctccaggctgaatatttgccatccaccacaactctctgttttctatcggttagccagtttgttatccaactggccaaatttcccactatcccatgcctccttactttctgcataagcctaccatggggaaccttatcaaatgccttactaaaatccatgtacactacatccactgctttaccttcatccacatgcttggtcacctcctcaaagaattcaataagacttgtaaggcaagacctaccccatataaatccgtgctgactatccctaatcaagcaatgcctttccagatgctcagaaatcctatccctcagtaccctttccattactttgcctaccaccaaagtaagactaactggtctgtaattcccagggttatccctattcccttttttgaacaggggcacgacattcgccactctccaatcctctggtaccacccctgttgacagcgaggacgaaaagatcattgccaacggctctgcaatttcatttcttgcttcccatagaatccttggatatatcccgtcaggcccgggggacttgtctatcctcaagtttttcaaaacgcgcaacacatcttccttcctgacaagtatctcctcaagcttatcagtctgcttcacgctgtcctctccaacaatatggcccctctcgtttgtaaatactgaagaaaaatacttgttcaagacctctcctatctcttcagactcaatacacaatctcccgctactgtccttaatcggacctaccctcgctctagtcattctcatatttctcacatatgtgtaaaaggccttggggttttccttgatcctacccgccaaagatttttcatgccctctcttagctctcctaatccctttcttcagttccctcctggctatcttgtatccctccagcgccctgtctgaaccttgtttcttcagcctaacataagtctccttcttcctcttaacaagacattcaacctctcttgtcaaccatggttccctcactcgaccatctcttccctgtctgacagggacatacatatcacaTACATATCAGCAGTACAGGAATAGAGCAGGATTACACAGATAGAGCAGGATTTCAGGAACAGAGCAGGATTTTAGGGATGTTGTAGGAATACAGGGATAAAGCAATAATACAGGGATAGACCAGGGCCACATAGATAGAGCAGGGCAACAGGGATAGAACAGTTTACCGGAACAGAACAGTATTTCAAAAATAGAGCAGGAATACAGGGCTAGAGCAGgaatatggggatagagcaggaatatggggatagagcagaaATACGAGGATAGAGCAGGAATACAGGGCTAGAGCAGgaatatggggatagagcaggaataCAGGGCTAGAGCAGGaatacggggatagagcaggaataCAGGGCTAGAGCAGGAATACGGGAATAGAGCAGgaatacagggatagagcaggaataCAGGGCTAGAGCAGgaatatggggatagagcaggaataCAGGGCTAGAGCAGGAATACGGGAATAGAGCAGgaatacagggatagagcagggatacagggatagagcaggaataCAGGGCTAGAGCAGGaatacggggatagagcaggaatacagggatagagcaggaataCAGGGCTAGAGCAGGaatacggggatagagcaggaataCAGGGCTAGAGCAGGAATACAGGGCTAGAGCAGGaatacggggatagagcaggaataCAGGGCTAGAGCAGGAATACGGGAATAGAGCAGgaatacagggatagagcaggaataCAGGGCTAGAGCAGGAATACAGGGCTAGAGCAGGAATACAGGGCTAGAGCAGGAATACAGGGCTAGAGCAGGAATACGGGAATAGAGCAGgaatacagggatagagcagggatacagggatagagcaggaataCAGGGCTAGAGCAGGAATACGGGAATAGAGCAGGaatacggggatagagcaggaatacggggatagagcaggaatatggggatagagcaggaataCAGGGCTAGAGCAGGAATACGGGAATAGAGCAGgaatacagggatagagcagggatacagggatagagcaggaataCAGGGCTAGAGCAGGAATACGGGAATAGAGCAGGaatacggggatagagcaggaatacggggatagagcaggaataCAGGGCTAGAGCAGGaatacggggatagagcaggaatacggggatagagcaggaatatggggatagagcagaaATACGAGGATAGAGCAGGAATACAGGGCTAGAGCAGgaatatggggatagagcaggaataCAGGGCTAGAGCAGGaatacggggatagagcaggaataCAGGGCTAGAGCAGGAATACGGGAATAGAGCAGgaatacag
This genomic interval carries:
- the LOC119969043 gene encoding uncharacterized protein LOC119969043 isoform X2, whose product is MGFINHATALLALNMNGLLTVLSCVNEPNRNATFGENIVLNPNYRDCEADSVEWTFSSGSGSRRISSVIKKGMNSETVFGAFKHRVNIENNGFYLRLPSVGFNDTGKYIRTFTDLNGTETCVSIVVNVYAESKKEETFEINQPNVEVNHSRTIIYISVSIIGPIFGVIILVLIIWIVRKLTGKATLSENRTSLSNQSTSYPIYGNWKNPRGV
- the LOC119969043 gene encoding uncharacterized protein LOC119969043 isoform X1, with product MGFINHATALLALNMNGLLTVLSCVNEPNRNATFGENIVLNPNYRDCEADSVEWTFSSGSGSRRISSVIKKGMNSETVFGAFKHRVNIENNGFYLRLPSVGFNDTGKYIRTFTDLNGTETCVSIVVNVYAESKKEETFEINQPNVEVNHSRTIIYISVSIIGPIFGVIILVLIIWIVRKLTGKATLSELHCQTSLRPIQFMVIGKTQEVSERKGEADPR
- the LOC119969043 gene encoding uncharacterized protein LOC119969043 isoform X5, with amino-acid sequence MGFINHATALLALNMNGLLTVLSCVNEPNRNATFGENIVLNPNYRDCEADSVEWTFSSGSGSRRISSVIKKGMNSETVFGAFKHRVNIENNGFYLRLPSVGFNDTGKYIRTFTDLNGTETCVSIVVNVYAESKKEETFEINQPNVEVNHSRTIIYISENRTSLSNQSTSYPIYGNWKNPRGV
- the LOC119969043 gene encoding uncharacterized protein LOC119969043 isoform X4, encoding MGFINHATALLALNMNGLLTVLSCVNEPNRNATFGENIVLNPNYRDCEADSVEWTFSSGSGSRRISSVIKKGMNSETVFGAFKHRVNIENNGFYLRLPSVGFNDTGKYIRTFTDLNESKKEETFEINQPNVEVNHSRTIIYISVSIIGPIFGVIILVLIIWIVRKLTGKATLSENRTSLSNQSTSYPIYGNWKNPRGV